Proteins from a genomic interval of Thermoanaerobacterium thermosaccharolyticum DSM 571:
- the tnpA gene encoding IS200/IS605 family transposase — MLILDNNNHSVFLLYYHLIMVVKYRRKVINDNISNRLKEIFENISPNYNISLQEWNHDKDHVHVLFKAEPNSEISKFINAYKSASSRLIKKEYPQIKQKLWKEYFWSRSYCLLTSGGAPIEVIKQYIESQGEKK; from the coding sequence ATGCTAATATTAGATAATAATAATCATTCAGTATTCTTATTGTATTATCATCTTATAATGGTTGTAAAATACAGAAGAAAGGTAATAAATGATAACATATCGAATAGATTAAAGGAGATATTTGAGAATATATCACCTAATTATAATATATCACTGCAAGAATGGAATCACGATAAAGACCATGTACACGTACTTTTCAAAGCAGAGCCAAACTCTGAAATATCTAAATTCATTAATGCTTATAAAAGTGCATCTTCCAGACTGATTAAAAAAGAATATCCTCAGATAAAACAAAAACTTTGGAAAGAATATTTTTGGTCAAGAAGTTACTGTCTTCTTACATCAGGTGGTGCACCTATAGAAGTTATAAAACAGTATATAGAAAGCCAAGGTGAGAAAAAATGA
- a CDS encoding RNA-guided endonuclease InsQ/TnpB family protein gives MMICKHFLIEPTKEQEEKLFYTLYLCRKLYNYSLDQRIKHYKEYGKGLTYEEQQNMLPKYKKEHPEYKTVQSQILQDVLRRLDRAYKNFFDKRAKYPKFKDRYHYTSITLPQCEAKRNFGKEGYVYIKNIGHIKIKAHRNFDPTKVKTINIKYHAGKWYINLSIEVEEEKEKTVIRKKAIGIDKGINSIAATSDGELYSNPRWLQKSEKKLKKAQRQLSRKKKGSKNREKQKKRLAKLHEKVANQRRDYLHKISYNIVKHNDIICVEDLQVKNMMKNHKLAKSIANAGWGMLDAFLEYKAEREGKIFIKVNPAYTSQRCSGCGRIVEKDLSVRVHKCECGLEIDRDVNAAINVLYEGLRQLGITA, from the coding sequence ATGATGATATGTAAGCATTTTCTCATAGAACCAACAAAAGAGCAAGAAGAAAAACTCTTTTATACATTGTATCTTTGCCGCAAATTATATAATTACTCACTAGACCAAAGAATAAAACATTATAAAGAATATGGCAAAGGACTTACATACGAAGAACAGCAAAATATGCTCCCAAAATACAAAAAAGAGCATCCAGAATACAAGACAGTACAATCGCAGATATTACAGGATGTGTTGAGAAGATTAGATAGAGCATATAAAAACTTCTTTGACAAAAGAGCAAAATATCCTAAATTCAAAGACAGATACCACTACACATCTATAACACTTCCACAATGCGAAGCAAAAAGAAACTTTGGGAAAGAAGGATATGTATACATAAAAAATATAGGGCATATAAAAATCAAAGCACATAGAAATTTTGATCCGACAAAAGTCAAAACAATAAACATAAAATACCATGCAGGAAAGTGGTATATTAACCTGTCAATTGAAGTAGAAGAAGAAAAAGAAAAAACAGTCATAAGAAAAAAAGCAATAGGAATAGACAAAGGAATAAACTCAATAGCTGCAACATCAGATGGAGAATTATACTCAAATCCTAGATGGCTACAAAAATCAGAGAAGAAACTAAAAAAAGCACAGAGACAATTATCAAGAAAAAAGAAAGGAAGCAAAAACAGAGAAAAGCAAAAGAAAAGATTAGCGAAGCTTCATGAAAAAGTAGCAAATCAGAGAAGAGACTATCTCCACAAAATAAGCTATAACATAGTAAAACATAATGACATTATATGCGTTGAAGATTTGCAAGTAAAAAATATGATGAAAAATCATAAACTTGCAAAATCAATAGCAAATGCAGGATGGGGAATGTTAGATGCATTTTTAGAATATAAAGCGGAAAGAGAAGGAAAAATATTCATAAAAGTAAATCCAGCATATACATCGCAAAGATGCTCAGGATGTGGAAGAATAGTAGAAAAAGACTTATCAGTAAGAGTACACAAATGTGAGTGTGGATTAGAGATAGACAGAGATGTAAATGCAGCGATAAATGTGTTGTATGAAGGATTAAGACAATTAGGCATAACAGCCTAA
- a CDS encoding glutamine synthetase III has protein sequence MQEKTLKNIFRENVFNDAVMRERLPKQTYNALRKTIDEGLPLDPKVADVVANAMKDWAIEKGATHFTHWFQPLTGITAEKHESFISPTPDGKVITEFSGKELIKGEPDASSFPSGGLRATFEARGYTAWDCTSPAFVRDNVLYIPTAFCSYTGEALDLKTPLLRSMEALSKEALRVLRLFGNTTSKRVITTVGPEQEYFLIDKKLYEKRKDLILTGRTLFGAKPPKGQEMEDHYFGTIRERVSTFMKELDEELWKLGISAKTEHNEVAPAQHELAPIFNTTNIATDHNQLTMDIMKKVALRNDLVCLLHEKPFAGVNGSGKHNNWSMSTDDGINLLDPGKTPHENAQFLVFLCSVIKAIDEYADLLRVSCATPGNDHRLGANEAPPAIISIFLGDQLTDILEQIGENGGATNSKQGGELKIGVTTLPTLHKDSTDRNRTSPFAFTGNKFEFRMVGSSSSIATANYILNTIVAEVLSEVADRLENATNFDEEVQKILKEIVTNHKRVIFNGNGYSEEWVKEAEKRGLPNISSTVDAIPALLKDKNVKVMEKHGVLSKVELESRYEIMLENYTKTINIEALTMLDIAKRQLLPSVIKFIKEVADSINAAKGTGLDVTVDAQSDLLNEVSSLAAEFKKRIDILENAVNNASNIEGDSFAIAKYYRDEVFVKMSELREIGDKLETLVDADIWPLPTYADMLFYV, from the coding sequence ATGCAAGAAAAAACTTTAAAAAATATCTTTAGAGAAAATGTATTTAATGACGCTGTTATGAGAGAACGCCTGCCAAAACAGACTTACAATGCTTTAAGAAAAACAATTGATGAAGGGCTTCCTCTTGATCCCAAAGTCGCTGACGTAGTCGCTAATGCTATGAAAGACTGGGCTATTGAAAAAGGAGCAACGCATTTTACACACTGGTTTCAACCGTTAACAGGAATTACTGCAGAAAAGCATGAATCGTTTATTTCACCTACTCCTGATGGCAAAGTCATAACAGAATTTTCAGGTAAAGAACTTATAAAAGGTGAGCCTGACGCATCATCGTTCCCTTCAGGCGGATTAAGAGCTACATTCGAAGCAAGAGGTTATACTGCGTGGGACTGCACATCTCCTGCATTTGTTAGAGATAACGTTCTTTATATACCAACAGCATTTTGTTCATATACTGGTGAAGCATTGGATTTAAAGACGCCATTATTGCGTTCAATGGAAGCATTGTCAAAAGAAGCTTTGCGCGTATTAAGATTATTTGGCAATACAACTTCAAAAAGAGTAATTACTACAGTTGGTCCAGAGCAAGAGTATTTCTTGATAGATAAAAAATTATACGAAAAACGTAAAGACCTCATCCTAACTGGGAGAACGCTATTTGGTGCAAAACCACCTAAGGGACAAGAAATGGAAGATCATTATTTTGGTACAATAAGAGAAAGAGTTTCCACATTCATGAAAGAGCTTGATGAAGAGCTTTGGAAGCTCGGAATATCTGCTAAGACGGAACATAACGAAGTTGCTCCGGCACAGCACGAATTAGCACCAATTTTTAATACAACAAACATAGCAACAGACCACAATCAATTGACAATGGATATAATGAAAAAGGTCGCTCTGAGAAATGATCTGGTATGTTTGTTGCACGAAAAACCATTTGCAGGTGTAAATGGTTCTGGCAAACATAATAACTGGTCAATGAGTACAGACGATGGTATAAATCTTTTAGATCCTGGCAAAACACCACATGAAAATGCACAATTTTTAGTATTTTTGTGTTCGGTAATTAAAGCAATAGATGAATATGCAGATCTACTTAGAGTATCATGTGCAACACCTGGAAATGATCACAGACTAGGTGCAAATGAAGCTCCACCAGCAATAATTTCAATATTTTTAGGCGATCAGCTAACAGATATTTTAGAGCAAATAGGTGAAAACGGTGGTGCTACAAACTCTAAACAAGGTGGAGAATTAAAAATAGGTGTAACAACACTGCCTACACTTCATAAAGATTCAACAGATAGAAACAGAACATCTCCATTTGCATTTACAGGAAATAAGTTTGAATTTAGAATGGTAGGTTCATCATCATCTATAGCAACTGCAAATTACATCTTAAACACTATTGTCGCAGAAGTTCTATCAGAAGTTGCCGATAGGCTTGAAAATGCTACTAACTTTGATGAAGAAGTACAAAAAATACTGAAAGAGATTGTCACAAACCATAAACGCGTTATATTTAATGGAAATGGATACTCAGAAGAATGGGTTAAAGAGGCTGAAAAGAGAGGTCTTCCAAATATCTCTTCAACAGTTGATGCTATACCTGCTCTTTTGAAAGACAAAAATGTAAAAGTCATGGAGAAACACGGTGTATTAAGCAAAGTCGAATTAGAGTCTCGCTATGAAATAATGCTTGAAAATTATACAAAGACGATAAATATTGAAGCACTGACAATGCTTGATATTGCTAAAAGACAATTATTGCCATCAGTCATTAAATTTATAAAAGAAGTCGCTGATTCAATAAACGCAGCAAAAGGTACAGGATTAGACGTTACGGTTGATGCGCAATCAGACTTGTTAAATGAAGTTTCCTCATTAGCAGCAGAATTCAAGAAAAGAATTGATATCCTCGAAAATGCAGTAAACAATGCAAGCAACATAGAAGGTGATTCTTTTGCTATTGCAAAATATTATAGAGATGAAGTATTCGTTAAGATGAGTGAACTGAGAGAAATAGGCGATAAATTAGAAACCTTAGTAGATGCTGATATTTGGCCACTACCGACATATGCAGATATGTTATTCTATGTGTAA